A section of the Gloeobacter violaceus PCC 7421 genome encodes:
- the rpsI gene encoding 30S ribosomal protein S9 has product MSQNAAVYWGTGRRKCAIARVRLVPGSGELVINGRPGDEYLHFRQPLMSLAKAPLETLGLENQYNIIVNASGGGVAGQAGAIRLGIARALCELSPDNRRPLKVEGYLSRDPRAKERRKYGLKKARKAPQFSKR; this is encoded by the coding sequence GTGAGTCAAAATGCAGCCGTCTATTGGGGCACCGGCCGCCGCAAGTGCGCCATCGCCCGCGTGCGCCTCGTGCCGGGAAGCGGCGAACTGGTGATCAACGGTCGACCGGGCGATGAGTACCTGCACTTCCGTCAGCCGCTGATGAGCCTGGCGAAGGCGCCGCTAGAGACGTTGGGCCTCGAAAATCAGTACAATATTATAGTGAACGCGTCCGGTGGCGGCGTGGCCGGCCAGGCCGGTGCCATTCGCCTGGGGATTGCCCGGGCGCTGTGCGAGTTGTCCCCGGACAACCGTCGGCCCCTCAAGGTCGAGGGTTATCTCAGCCGCGATCCCCGCGCCAAGGAGCGTCGCAAGTACGGCCTGAAGAAGGCCCGCAAAGCCCCTCAATTCTCCAAGCGCTAG